A window of Sulfurimonas sp. C5 contains these coding sequences:
- a CDS encoding lysophospholipid acyltransferase family protein → MKILARINWVFATIIIFTALALSILLHFVLPRPYPRKLSSWFIRGTTFFTTTIEGKEADDVQMFLINHQSDLDIGVMETTTKKDLAWVAKKALFDVPFFGLAMKLPEDIEVERESKTSLVKLLKAAKDRLGKKRVITMFPEGTRSRTKRMLPFKSGAKVIADKYKLKVQPVVLINTAGCYDVKTFYYMPKTIKVIYLEPFIADKSDPDWLNNLHDTMQKVYDDELANNPSDR, encoded by the coding sequence ATGAAGATACTTGCGCGAATTAATTGGGTTTTTGCCACAATTATTATCTTTACTGCTTTAGCTCTTTCTATACTTCTGCACTTTGTTCTACCTAGACCATATCCCAGAAAACTCTCTTCTTGGTTCATTAGAGGTACTACTTTTTTCACTACGACTATTGAAGGAAAAGAAGCCGATGATGTGCAGATGTTTTTGATCAACCACCAAAGTGATCTCGATATAGGCGTAATGGAAACTACTACTAAAAAAGACCTTGCATGGGTTGCGAAAAAAGCTCTTTTTGATGTTCCTTTTTTCGGACTTGCAATGAAACTACCTGAAGATATAGAAGTAGAACGTGAAAGTAAAACATCATTAGTAAAACTTTTAAAAGCTGCTAAAGATAGACTTGGAAAAAAAAGAGTTATTACAATGTTCCCAGAAGGTACGCGTTCACGTACTAAAAGAATGCTCCCGTTTAAATCAGGTGCTAAAGTTATTGCAGATAAATATAAGTTAAAAGTCCAACCTGTAGTTTTGATCAATACTGCGGGCTGTTATGATGTAAAAACATTCTACTATATGCCAAAAACTATAAAAGTGATATACTTAGAACCATTTATAGCTGATAAAAGCGATCCTGACTGGTTAAATAATCTACACGATACAATGCAAAAGGTTTACGATGATGAGTTGGCAAACAATCCTAGCGATAGGTAG
- the crcB gene encoding fluoride efflux transporter CrcB: protein MSWQTILAIGSGGFIGALLRAYLNGVISHKLPHDLPFGTLSVNLLGSFIMGCLVAYFAYSSLPVQFKSFLSTGILGALTTYSTFAMESFLLLQGGSFALAFANMTLNLFGTIIMAGSGYYLINYFKS, encoded by the coding sequence ATGAGTTGGCAAACAATCCTAGCGATAGGTAGCGGCGGTTTTATTGGAGCACTACTCAGAGCTTATCTAAATGGTGTAATTTCCCATAAACTTCCCCATGATCTTCCCTTTGGAACACTGAGTGTAAATCTTTTGGGAAGTTTTATTATGGGTTGCTTAGTCGCTTACTTTGCCTATTCATCTCTTCCTGTACAATTTAAATCATTTCTCTCAACAGGAATACTTGGAGCACTAACAACATACTCTACATTTGCAATGGAAAGTTTTTTACTGCTTCAAGGTGGAAGTTTTGCCTTAGCATTTGCCAATATGACACTTAATCTTTTTGGTACTATTATAATGGCCGGAAGCGGTTATTATCTGATCAATTACTTTAAATCGTAA
- a CDS encoding ATP-binding cassette domain-containing protein — MQTVLELKDLEFGYTKEKILFSGLNLSLKKGELKSITGESGAGKSTIFELILGNMQPLKGSVKAAKLSQVFQDPYSSFHPSYTLLNQIKDVASLDELEIYLETLNLEKELLTKLPHQLSGGQLQRASILRAMLMKPELLLLDEPTSALDNVIQLDVMQMLMRHLDKTGMLLITHDLDLASWCSDEIITI, encoded by the coding sequence TTGCAAACCGTTTTAGAACTTAAAGATTTAGAGTTTGGTTATACAAAAGAGAAGATTCTTTTCAGTGGTTTAAACCTTTCGTTAAAAAAGGGTGAACTCAAGTCTATAACGGGGGAAAGCGGTGCAGGTAAAAGTACTATATTTGAGCTCATTTTAGGAAATATGCAACCTTTAAAAGGAAGTGTAAAAGCTGCTAAACTTTCTCAGGTTTTTCAAGACCCTTACAGTTCATTTCATCCGAGTTATACATTACTTAATCAAATAAAAGATGTAGCTTCTTTGGATGAGCTTGAAATCTATCTCGAAACACTTAATTTAGAAAAAGAGTTACTGACAAAATTACCCCATCAACTATCTGGCGGACAATTGCAACGAGCATCAATACTACGTGCAATGTTAATGAAGCCCGAATTGTTACTTTTAGACGAACCGACATCAGCACTGGATAATGTAATTCAATTGGATGTCATGCAGATGCTTATGCGCCATCTTGATAAAACAGGAATGCTTTTAATTACTCACGATTTGGATCTGGCTTCTTGGTGTAGTGATGAGATAATTACGATTTAA
- a CDS encoding dUTP diphosphatase, translating into MNSKILLMLQLQNQLNDATNGEEWTKGLTKNNKEINWRRCIYMECAEMIDSFSWKHWKNIYQEPDWMNLQIEVVDVWHFIMSLAIENYNQELKGGIEDIAIMISDLESLQIIETSEVDNFELDKDIMAKVEEIMILSLSREKLDLNSMLARFFELVKMSGLNLDTLYRLYVGKNILNQFRQDNGYKDGSYVKVWDGEEDNVVMKRIWEENPDVKPDALYKELTKLYHSLVK; encoded by the coding sequence ATGAACAGTAAAATTCTTTTAATGTTGCAATTACAAAACCAATTAAATGATGCTACAAACGGTGAAGAGTGGACAAAAGGTCTAACAAAAAACAATAAAGAGATCAACTGGAGACGCTGTATATATATGGAATGTGCAGAGATGATCGACAGTTTTTCATGGAAACACTGGAAAAACATTTATCAAGAACCGGATTGGATGAATCTACAGATTGAAGTTGTAGATGTTTGGCATTTTATTATGTCTTTGGCAATTGAGAATTACAATCAAGAATTAAAAGGCGGTATCGAAGATATTGCTATTATGATTTCAGATTTAGAATCACTGCAAATAATTGAAACGAGTGAAGTAGATAATTTTGAATTAGATAAAGATATTATGGCAAAAGTAGAAGAGATTATGATTTTATCGTTATCAAGAGAGAAGTTAGATCTGAACTCTATGTTGGCACGTTTCTTTGAACTAGTAAAAATGAGCGGACTGAATTTAGATACGCTTTACCGTTTATATGTTGGAAAAAACATTTTAAATCAATTCCGTCAAGACAATGGTTATAAAGACGGCTCTTATGTTAAGGTATGGGATGGAGAAGAAGATAACGTTGTTATGAAGCGTATCTGGGAAGAGAATCCTGATGTTAAACCTGATGCTTTATATAAAGAGTTAACGAAACTCTACCACTCTTTAGTGAAGTGA
- a CDS encoding pyridoxamine 5'-phosphate oxidase family protein, producing the protein MSEDLKKIHTFIKEHHVLTLATSTDNEISACSLFYAYDEEKKTFVVASSEETLHIQHVRQNNHIAGNILLETSEVGKIQGLQFRGVMEENSEKNFSQLYFKTFPYALALTPKLWTIKVDFLKLTDNRLGFGKKIIWP; encoded by the coding sequence ATGTCTGAAGATTTAAAAAAGATACATACTTTTATAAAAGAGCATCATGTTCTTACTCTGGCTACAAGTACTGATAACGAGATCAGTGCTTGCAGTCTTTTCTATGCTTATGATGAAGAGAAAAAAACTTTCGTTGTTGCCAGTAGTGAAGAGACACTTCATATCCAACATGTAAGACAAAATAATCATATAGCTGGCAATATTTTACTTGAAACTTCTGAGGTTGGTAAAATTCAAGGTTTGCAATTTCGGGGAGTTATGGAAGAAAATAGTGAAAAAAACTTCTCACAACTTTATTTTAAAACTTTTCCCTATGCACTTGCCTTAACTCCAAAACTATGGACCATAAAAGTAGATTTTTTGAAGTTAACAGACAATCGGCTTGGATTTGGCAAAAAAATTATTTGGCCTTAG